The proteins below are encoded in one region of Odocoileus virginianus isolate 20LAN1187 ecotype Illinois chromosome 34, Ovbor_1.2, whole genome shotgun sequence:
- the LOC139033033 gene encoding X antigen family member 2-like, translated as MSRRIKSTYRPKGRGFGCGYPRVLIEVEEPEEEPTIESKNIPPPQERKDEGASASAFPGPALEADQQELAEPEPKTGGEHGPDVEGKGPLDPEPMKMPEVGEGQPQI; from the coding sequence ATGAGTCGGAGAATAAAGTCAACATACAGGCCTAAAGGAAGAGGTTTTGGTTGTGGATATCCCAGGGTACTTATCGAGGTTGAGGAACCTGAAGAGGAGCCAACAATTGAAAGTAAGAACATTCCACCTCCTCAAGAGAGAAAGGATGAAGGAGCATCTGCATCTGCATTTCCAGGGCCTGCCCTGGAGGCTGATCAACAGGAACTGGCTGAGCCTGAGCCAAAGACCGGTGGTGAGCATGGTCCTGATGTTGAGGGGAAGGGACCGCTGGATCCAGAGCCCATGAAAATGCCAGAAGTGGGTGAAGGGCAACCACAGATTTGA